In one Bacillus mesophilus genomic region, the following are encoded:
- a CDS encoding potassium channel family protein, with protein sequence MIFLRRILLMTIKLDNWVLFWSSLSLIFGSTFIIHYLEPETFTTPFVALWWVMTTVTTVGYGDYSPTTVPGRVFAIFLYIFGIGLIGVVIGKIVDFFSEFKRKREEGRMVYKGDGHLVIIGWSSKASFAVQEILESTLDTDVVIIDQLERAPLILDRVHYINGQATKDETLMNANILKAKAVLIFADDKIQDDELADGKSLLIASSIERLGKHVHTIVEVLNENHIKNFQHIHIDDFLLSHETVSGLAVRAAITKGITGIYSQLISRRYGDDLYQLKPSPKWKTYKDAFHALLIEGATLIADKEKLDINRRLEENISQDSLLYIICDQHTFNKIQAKYAVINVQE encoded by the coding sequence ATGATTTTTCTCCGACGAATACTGTTAATGACAATTAAACTGGATAATTGGGTTTTGTTTTGGTCAAGCTTAAGTCTGATATTTGGTAGTACATTTATCATTCATTATTTGGAACCAGAAACATTCACAACACCGTTCGTTGCCCTTTGGTGGGTAATGACCACTGTAACGACTGTTGGATATGGTGACTACTCCCCAACAACTGTTCCAGGAAGAGTTTTTGCTATTTTTCTCTACATATTTGGAATTGGCTTAATTGGGGTAGTGATTGGTAAGATTGTTGATTTCTTTTCTGAATTTAAGAGGAAAAGGGAGGAAGGTCGAATGGTTTATAAAGGAGATGGACACCTAGTCATAATTGGGTGGTCTTCAAAAGCAAGCTTTGCTGTTCAAGAAATTTTAGAATCTACCCTTGATACGGATGTTGTCATCATTGATCAACTAGAAAGAGCTCCATTAATTTTAGATAGGGTCCATTATATAAATGGGCAGGCAACCAAGGATGAGACGTTAATGAATGCTAATATTCTTAAGGCTAAGGCGGTCCTTATTTTTGCTGATGATAAGATACAGGATGATGAGCTGGCGGATGGGAAATCTTTATTAATTGCTTCCTCCATTGAGCGATTAGGAAAACATGTTCATACAATTGTTGAGGTCTTAAATGAAAATCATATAAAAAACTTTCAACATATACATATTGATGATTTTCTATTGTCTCATGAAACCGTCTCTGGCCTAGCAGTTCGGGCTGCCATTACAAAAGGAATTACAGGGATCTATTCACAGTTAATTAGCCGTAGATATGGTGATGATCTTTACCAGTTAAAACCGAGTCCGAAATGGAAGACTTATAAGGATGCCTTTCATGCGTTGTTAATAGAAGGGGCAACCCTCATCGCAGACAAAGAAAAGCTCGATATCAATAGGCGGCTAGAGGAAAACATATCACAGGATTCGTTATTATATATCATTTGTGATCAACATACGTTCAACAAAATCCAAGCTAAGTATGCAGTAATTAATGTACAGGAGTGA
- a CDS encoding DeoR family transcriptional regulator has product MKPSTSRMLNRVKSVYMYINERGTVTTDQLVDEFGMTQRTVQRDLNVLVYNDLVESPSRGRWTTTEKKVKLTS; this is encoded by the coding sequence TTGAAGCCTTCAACTTCTCGGATGCTAAATCGAGTCAAATCAGTGTATATGTATATTAATGAACGTGGAACAGTAACAACGGATCAACTTGTTGATGAATTTGGAATGACTCAACGGACAGTCCAACGGGACCTGAATGTTCTAGTATATAATGATTTGGTAGAAAGCCCAAGTCGCGGAAGATGGACAACGACCGAAAAGAAAGTGAAGTTGACTTCGTAA
- a CDS encoding pseudouridine synthase — MRIDKLLANMGFGTRKEVKQLLKKGSVRVNEEIVKDAKTHVDPDVQQVTVNGEQVEYKEFIYLMMNKPPGIISATEDNHDQTVIDILEHEDAIFEPFPVGRLDKDTEGLLLITNDGQLAHQLLSPKKHVPKTYYAHIDGVVSEEDVVAFKNGVVLDDGYETKPGMLTILEAGPISKIELIITEGKFHQVKRMFEAVGKRVIYLKRIQMGPLPLDETLELGEYRELTQEELELLRNASGK; from the coding sequence ATGCGTATTGATAAATTATTAGCTAACATGGGATTTGGAACTAGAAAAGAAGTAAAGCAGTTGTTAAAAAAAGGATCTGTTCGTGTGAATGAAGAGATCGTAAAGGATGCCAAGACTCATGTAGACCCAGACGTCCAGCAGGTTACTGTTAACGGTGAACAGGTCGAATATAAAGAATTTATTTATTTAATGATGAATAAACCGCCAGGAATAATCTCTGCTACAGAAGATAATCATGATCAAACAGTGATTGATATTCTTGAGCATGAAGATGCCATTTTTGAACCTTTCCCAGTTGGTAGACTGGATAAGGATACAGAAGGCTTATTATTAATTACGAATGACGGTCAGTTAGCTCACCAACTTCTTTCTCCGAAGAAACACGTTCCGAAAACTTATTATGCACATATTGATGGTGTCGTTAGTGAGGAGGACGTTGTTGCTTTTAAGAATGGGGTTGTCCTTGATGATGGCTATGAGACAAAGCCAGGAATGCTTACTATTTTGGAAGCGGGCCCTATTTCGAAAATAGAGTTAATTATTACGGAGGGTAAATTTCATCAGGTTAAAAGAATGTTTGAAGCAGTGGGGAAACGGGTAATCTATTTGAAACGAATTCAAATGGGTCCACTTCCTTTAGATGAAACGCTAGAGCTTGGAGAATATCGGGAATTAACTCAAGAAGAACTTGAGCTCTTAAGGAATGCGTCTGGAAAATAG
- a CDS encoding putative polysaccharide biosynthesis protein — translation MSGSSLLRGTFILTLGTYISRLLGMIYVFPFVALVGSQGTALYSYGYLPYTIFLSLSTVGVPMAVSKFVSRYNALGQYDTSRKLFRVSMLLMLSMGIVSFIILFIMAPVIAPFVLGEPDSTNTAGVNRVEDVAFVIRMVSFALLVVPVMSAIRGFFQGNHSMEPTAVSQVVEQLFRIIFLLGSVYIILKVTKGDLTTAIGYATFAAFVGALGGLLVLAWFWKRKKAKFDEQTGQSVGTSTLSSKEMIKELLTYAGPFVFVGLAIPLYQVVDFFTFNKTMLEIGNAKKYAEYVYSIIQFNVPKLVMIPVSLATAFGLTLVPAITKAFTDGNRQLLHTQINQSIQIVFFLTLPAVVGLTVLSDEMYAMFYEVDELGSTLLAWFAPVAVLFAFFTITSAMLQGIQKQKLAVISLVFGLLLKLLFNVPLITLFEGVGSIIATAIGYLGSVIYSLAMIKRHAQFSFKLALKRSVLMVMFSVAMVIGIILALWAISPVLSYTDGRWESIILTILGVSVGAAIYLYLSYRSNLAGKLLGNRFKVLKRQKVNG, via the coding sequence ATGTCAGGCTCAAGTTTATTAAGAGGGACATTTATATTAACGTTAGGAACGTACATATCTAGGTTATTAGGGATGATTTATGTTTTTCCATTTGTTGCCTTAGTAGGTTCTCAAGGGACAGCATTATATTCTTACGGATATCTTCCTTATACCATATTCCTCAGCTTATCGACCGTTGGAGTTCCAATGGCAGTCTCAAAGTTTGTGTCTCGTTATAATGCACTTGGACAATATGATACGAGCAGAAAACTATTCAGGGTAAGTATGCTATTGATGCTTTCAATGGGGATTGTTTCTTTTATCATCCTGTTTATCATGGCTCCGGTAATCGCACCGTTCGTCCTTGGTGAACCAGATTCTACGAATACAGCAGGAGTAAATCGTGTTGAAGATGTAGCATTTGTAATCCGGATGGTAAGCTTTGCGTTGTTAGTAGTCCCGGTTATGAGTGCGATCCGAGGCTTTTTTCAAGGAAACCATTCAATGGAGCCAACTGCAGTATCTCAAGTAGTTGAGCAATTGTTTAGAATTATTTTCTTACTTGGTTCCGTATATATTATTCTTAAAGTCACTAAGGGAGATCTTACAACCGCAATTGGATATGCAACATTTGCTGCCTTTGTAGGTGCGTTAGGTGGGTTACTTGTTTTAGCGTGGTTCTGGAAAAGAAAAAAGGCGAAATTTGATGAACAAACTGGGCAAAGTGTTGGGACTTCAACCCTTTCATCAAAAGAGATGATTAAGGAACTTTTAACGTATGCAGGTCCTTTTGTGTTTGTTGGTTTAGCGATCCCATTATATCAAGTAGTCGATTTCTTTACCTTTAACAAAACGATGCTTGAAATAGGAAACGCAAAAAAATATGCTGAGTATGTTTACTCAATCATACAGTTTAATGTGCCCAAGCTTGTTATGATTCCTGTTTCACTCGCAACAGCATTTGGGTTAACACTCGTTCCAGCCATTACAAAAGCTTTTACAGACGGTAACCGGCAGTTATTACATACGCAAATTAATCAATCTATTCAGATTGTCTTCTTTTTAACGCTTCCTGCTGTAGTTGGATTAACGGTTTTAAGCGATGAAATGTATGCAATGTTTTATGAAGTAGATGAGCTTGGAAGTACATTATTAGCTTGGTTTGCTCCAGTGGCAGTATTGTTTGCGTTTTTTACGATTACCTCTGCGATGCTTCAGGGAATTCAAAAGCAAAAGCTTGCTGTAATCAGTTTGGTATTTGGACTTCTGTTAAAACTACTATTCAATGTTCCACTAATCACATTATTTGAAGGTGTTGGTTCTATCATAGCTACAGCGATCGGCTATCTAGGATCGGTTATCTATAGCTTAGCGATGATTAAGCGTCATGCTCAGTTCTCATTTAAGTTAGCATTGAAGAGATCAGTACTTATGGTAATGTTTTCGGTTGCTATGGTGATAGGAATTATACTAGCTCTTTGGGCGATATCTCCAGTATTAAGCTATACAGATGGACGATGGGAATCAATCATATTAACGATTTTGGGTGTTTCTGTTGGTGCTGCCATTTATTTATACTTGAGCTATCGTTCCAACTTGGCTGGGAAACTGTTAGGGAATAGGTTCAAAGTTTTAAAAAGACAAAAAGTGAATGGCTAA
- a CDS encoding NAD(P)/FAD-dependent oxidoreductase, with the protein MKYDVIVIGGGPSGLMAAIGAAETGSKVLLIDKGDKLGRKLAISGGGRCNVTNRLPVDEIIKHIPGNGRFLFSAFSIFNNEDIIRFFEGLGIQLKEEDHGRMFPTTDKAQSVVDALLDQLRKLNVTMWTNSPVHTIDYKDGKTQSVTLKDGQVLDCQHVIIAVGGKSVPHTGSTGDGYAWAEKAGHTITNLYPTEVPLTSSEPFIKDKTLQGLSLRDIALSVINPKGKTIITHKMDMIFTHFGISGPAVLRCSQYVVKAQEKFNTKKIEMRIDAVPDQSEETLFQTMLKALKDEPNKSVKNVLKGFLPERYLLFLLQQNEIDEQLNYHHIPHEKLKAFVSSCKQFSFNVDGTLSIEKAFVTGGGISVKEINPKEMSSKLVEGLYFCGEILDVHGYTGGYNITAAFVTGRLAGMTAGKNAMAEKQY; encoded by the coding sequence ATGAAATATGATGTAATTGTAATTGGTGGAGGTCCTTCAGGTTTGATGGCAGCCATTGGTGCTGCTGAAACAGGCTCAAAGGTACTACTCATCGACAAGGGAGACAAATTAGGACGAAAGCTTGCCATTTCAGGTGGAGGAAGATGCAATGTTACGAATCGTCTTCCTGTGGATGAAATTATTAAACATATCCCTGGAAACGGGAGATTTTTATTTAGTGCGTTTTCAATCTTTAATAATGAAGACATTATTCGCTTCTTCGAAGGTCTAGGCATTCAGCTTAAAGAAGAAGATCATGGAAGGATGTTCCCTACAACTGATAAAGCACAATCTGTTGTTGATGCACTTTTAGATCAGCTGAGGAAATTAAATGTAACCATGTGGACGAATTCTCCAGTCCATACGATCGACTATAAGGATGGTAAAACTCAATCGGTGACATTAAAAGATGGACAAGTATTAGACTGTCAACATGTGATTATCGCTGTTGGGGGCAAATCTGTTCCACACACAGGTTCAACTGGGGACGGTTACGCATGGGCAGAAAAGGCCGGCCACACCATAACTAATCTGTATCCAACAGAAGTTCCGTTAACCTCTAGTGAACCCTTTATCAAAGATAAAACTCTGCAAGGATTATCGCTACGTGACATAGCCCTTAGTGTGATAAACCCTAAAGGGAAGACAATTATTACACATAAAATGGACATGATTTTCACTCACTTTGGTATTTCAGGACCAGCTGTGCTCCGCTGTAGTCAATATGTTGTGAAAGCACAGGAAAAGTTTAATACGAAAAAAATCGAGATGAGAATAGATGCCGTTCCTGACCAATCAGAGGAAACTCTATTTCAAACAATGCTAAAAGCATTAAAGGACGAGCCAAATAAATCAGTTAAAAACGTCCTAAAGGGATTTTTACCAGAACGATATTTATTATTTTTGCTACAGCAAAACGAGATAGATGAACAATTAAATTATCACCACATTCCACACGAAAAGCTTAAGGCGTTTGTTTCTTCTTGTAAGCAATTTTCCTTTAATGTGGATGGAACACTTTCAATTGAAAAGGCATTTGTGACAGGTGGCGGTATTTCTGTAAAGGAAATAAACCCCAAGGAGATGTCTTCGAAGTTAGTGGAGGGACTCTATTTTTGTGGAGAAATCTTAGATGTTCATGGATACACAGGAGGCTATAACATCACAGCAGCCTTTGTAACAGGTAGACTTGCCGGGATGACGGCTGGGAAGAATGCAATGGCAGAAAAGCAGTATTAA
- a CDS encoding rhodanese-like domain-containing protein, with translation MTTAELQEKLAKGENLELIDVREDEEVAQGVIPGVKHIPMGQIPERMSELDPEKEYIFICRSGRRSENVCYYLQDQGYKCVNMVGGMLEWEGDREIPS, from the coding sequence ATGACAACAGCAGAGCTACAGGAAAAACTCGCAAAAGGTGAGAATCTGGAGCTAATTGATGTTCGCGAGGATGAAGAGGTCGCACAGGGGGTAATACCTGGCGTAAAGCATATTCCAATGGGACAAATACCAGAGAGAATGTCAGAGCTAGACCCAGAAAAAGAATACATATTTATTTGTCGTTCTGGACGACGCAGTGAAAATGTGTGTTACTATCTTCAGGATCAAGGCTATAAATGCGTAAATATGGTTGGTGGAATGCTTGAGTGGGAAGGCGATCGAGAGATTCCATCCTAA